A window of the Lactuca sativa cultivar Salinas chromosome 5, Lsat_Salinas_v11, whole genome shotgun sequence genome harbors these coding sequences:
- the LOC111886620 gene encoding uncharacterized protein LOC111886620, whose amino-acid sequence MAMEAYASKYPDKIHTDVLSDARQACYKARDAFYACLEKESNKKPTEIASVGLLYPVECKKTRQDYDNVCRRTWVKHFDRQYCAKKRVQRLLDDNESRRGPISLPQTSTFKSPN is encoded by the exons ATGGCGATGGAAGCATACGCCTCGAAATACCCAGACAAAATCCATACGGACGTCCTCTCTGACGCTAGACAAGCTTGCTACAAG GCTCGCGATGCATTCTACGCATGCCTAGAGAAAGAATCGAACAAGAAACCCACAGAAATCGCCTCCGTAGGTCTCCTCTATCCTGTTGAATGCAAGAAAACTAGACAAGATTATGACAACGTCTGTCGTCGCACCTGG GTGAAGCATTTTGATAGGCAGTATTGTGCTAAGAAGAGGGTTCAAAGGCTTTTGGATGATAATGAATCAAGGAGAGGTCCGATTTCACTTCCACAGACTTCTACCTTCAAATCACCTAATTGA